Genomic DNA from Alkalihalobacterium alkalinitrilicum:
ATATAAATTCCTACTAGGTTCAAATGAAATGTATTTTTGAAGAAATACTCTTTTATTCTCATTTGGAGTATGATCACTTCAGATTATCTAGTATAGGGGAAGAGGGAAAAAATGCAAGGGGAAGAAAACCTAAACACTCCAAAACAAAGCCTTTCTGAAATTTTGGCTTTAACTGTAAAAACAGGAATTATAAAATCCAATCTCATAACGATGTTTGCAGGTTTGACACTGGCTTTATACACATATCAATATAGTCTACTTGATAAAGTTCCAGAAATCATATTTGCTTTAATTGGCTCGATTTTAATTATGGGAGCTGCAGGAGCCTTTAATAACTTATATGATCGTGATATCGATTCGATTATGGAGAGAACGAAAAACAGACCGACTGTAACAGGAGACATAAAGCCCAAAACTGTGTTATGGCTCGCTATTTTTATGTCAATTGCAGGAATTGTCACACTGGCACTAGCAACACCTCTAGCTGCATTCCTAGGATTTCTAGGACTGTTTTTTTATGTTGTTCCATATACAATGTGGAGTAAACGAAGAACCATATATAATACAGAGATTGGTAGTATTTCAGGAGCAATGCCACCTCTTATTGGATGGGCAGCCATTTATCCAGACATTACACATCCTGCTATTCTTGGACTTTTTGTTATAGCAGTAATATGGCAAATGCCTCATTTTTATGCAATCGCTATCCGTAAACACGCTGATTATAAAGCAGCGAATGTTCCGATGCTTCCTGTGGTTAAAGGGGTTAGAAGAACTTATATCCAAACGAATATTTATTTAGTCCTATTAATTGCCACAAGTTTTCTTTTAGGATCATTAAGCCTCGGACTGATGCTAGTTTCGCTTTTGTTAGGTATTCTATGGCTAGCGCTCAGTGTATATGGATACAAAAAAATGGACTCAGAAAAATGGGCAAAAGCATTATTCATCTTTTCGCTGTTTCATATGACGATCCTCTTTTCAACTGTCATTATCTATTCGCTTATTGGAATTATTTTCAAATTATAATAGCACAGCTGGTAACATCAGGAAAGTTAAACAAATAGCCCCGTTTCTTCGCTTTTGACGTAGAATTGGGGCTATTTAGCTTTCCCACTAATAACTGAATGTAATAAAATAGAAGAAAACTCTAAAGGTAACGAAACTACAAGTCAAGGCATTACCAAGATGGGTGGTGTTGATTTACATGTAATTGGATTGTCTGATCCATGCAGTAATGCAGCTTTTGCAGTTCCGCTACCATCGAAAAATCAAAAATGTTTTCTTAGTGTTCAAAGTTCCTATTAATTTTGTAAGTTCCTATACCATTTAGTAAGGTAGCCAATTGCGATACCGATTAGAGAAACTATTATCGCAAGGATTCCAGCTACTTCAGAAAGTGTACCAAGCTCAGCTATATTTTGAGGGACGAAAGCGACGATAAAACAGAGAAAAATAACTATTGCAGATAAAAAGATGATGTTTGAATTATTAAAGAATTGTTCTTGAATAATCCATATACATAAAAATTGATGTGAAATAACTGTTGTAAATAGTGCCATAACCCAAATCGTTAACATCAAGGAATCTAATCTTTCAAAAAAACCACCTGGGATTTCAATTTCTTTAGCTAATTCCATTGTAGGAAATGTTATTACATCAATTAAATCAAAACTTAAAACAGTATAAGCACTTATCGTTATCATAAAAAAAAATATAGAAGTAAAAATTGGAGCTATAGCTAAAGGTAACACTTTAAGGTTATCTTTTTTCATAAAGGACATAAATACAAAGAATAATGGGACCCCCCCATAAAATGGGAATGCACTAGGTAAGAGCCCATTAAAGATAGGTGAGATTCCTTCAGGTAATATGGGCATAATACTATAAAGATCCATGTTTCCTATATTTAAAAAAACTACCAGTACTAATACAGTTGCTATTATGGGCAAATATAATAAATGTAAGTGGATTATCCCTTCTACACCCTTTGTAACGGCATAGGTAGTCGTTAAAAGCATTACAGCAACTGTCAGCTCCGTAGGTGTATGCGGCAATAAATACATTTTAACTGAAAGGGCCAAAATCCGTAAAACAACTGCTAAAGCTAAAATAAAGTAACAAACT
This window encodes:
- a CDS encoding GerAB/ArcD/ProY family transporter — encoded protein: MFTDKKYQVNSIEINVSYISYVFGSAILTMPRTLAIEVGTPDGIFSIALNGLFLFLLVSLYIPLQRHFEGKTLTEYLKEGRISKWVVKIFSIILVCYFILALAVVLRILALSVKMYLLPHTPTELTVAVMLLTTTYAVTKGVEGIIHLHLLYLPIIATVLVLVVFLNIGNMDLYSIMPILPEGISPIFNGLLPSAFPFYGGVPLFFVFMSFMKKDNLKVLPLAIAPIFTSIFFFMITISAYTVLSFDLIDVITFPTMELAKEIEIPGGFFERLDSLMLTIWVMALFTTVISHQFLCIWIIQEQFFNNSNIIFLSAIVIFLCFIVAFVPQNIAELGTLSEVAGILAIIVSLIGIAIGYLTKWYRNLQN
- the cyoE gene encoding heme o synthase; protein product: MQGEENLNTPKQSLSEILALTVKTGIIKSNLITMFAGLTLALYTYQYSLLDKVPEIIFALIGSILIMGAAGAFNNLYDRDIDSIMERTKNRPTVTGDIKPKTVLWLAIFMSIAGIVTLALATPLAAFLGFLGLFFYVVPYTMWSKRRTIYNTEIGSISGAMPPLIGWAAIYPDITHPAILGLFVIAVIWQMPHFYAIAIRKHADYKAANVPMLPVVKGVRRTYIQTNIYLVLLIATSFLLGSLSLGLMLVSLLLGILWLALSVYGYKKMDSEKWAKALFIFSLFHMTILFSTVIIYSLIGIIFKL